Proteins encoded together in one Oceanobacillus iheyensis HTE831 window:
- a CDS encoding GNAT family N-acetyltransferase has protein sequence MIENFFQKGYFMSGHRFFPELKTSRLKLRNVNSDDTDFIYKLFSNEKVCEFLYDEEIFTKKEEAIEFIEWNSNPEKKEHNRWILVKKDNNEQIGTCGYDLWDRTNNIAEIGYDLWYEFWGRGYMKEALIAAIENGFSKMNLNRINAYVALHNKNSLKLLEGLGFKNEGIYREAFV, from the coding sequence GTGATAGAAAATTTTTTTCAAAAGGGGTATTTTATGAGCGGGCATAGGTTTTTTCCAGAGTTAAAAACTAGCAGATTAAAATTAAGAAATGTAAACAGTGACGATACGGATTTTATTTATAAATTATTTAGTAACGAAAAAGTGTGTGAATTTCTTTACGATGAAGAAATATTTACGAAAAAAGAGGAAGCAATTGAATTTATCGAGTGGAACTCAAACCCAGAAAAAAAGGAACATAACAGATGGATTTTAGTAAAGAAAGACAATAATGAACAGATTGGCACCTGTGGTTATGACTTATGGGATAGAACCAATAATATAGCAGAGATAGGGTATGATTTATGGTATGAATTTTGGGGGCGGGGATATATGAAAGAGGCATTAATAGCTGCAATTGAAAACGGCTTTAGTAAAATGAATCTCAATCGGATAAATGCTTATGTTGCTTTACATAACAAAAATTCTTTGAAATTATTAGAAGGTCTGGGATTTAAAAATGAAGGCATTTACAGAGAAGCATTTGTTTAA
- a CDS encoding DUF4097 family beta strand repeat-containing protein, with amino-acid sequence MVDLKSIKTKEVHIESENGQMTFDDVVGNITGKTKAGQITFANDHIDQSIQLETGHGKIVLETEQNPANAEFDVQTGSGKIDILGQYTGNTVIGNGENLIKLKTGAGSITIY; translated from the coding sequence ATGGTTGACCTGAAATCGATTAAGACGAAGGAAGTCCATATTGAATCCGAAAACGGACAAATGACATTTGATGATGTGGTTGGAAACATTACCGGAAAAACCAAAGCTGGACAAATTACTTTTGCAAACGATCATATTGATCAATCGATTCAATTGGAAACTGGACATGGAAAAATCGTCCTTGAAACAGAACAAAACCCTGCCAACGCAGAATTTGATGTGCAAACAGGTTCAGGGAAAATTGATATTTTGGGTCAATATACCGGTAATACCGTTATTGGTAATGGAGAGAACTTGATTAAACTCAAAACAGGTGCTGGTAGTATTACTATATATTAG
- a CDS encoding enoyl reductase: MSLYNIGIKPFNIGKITLKNRVGVAPMTRISATEEGFVTNKMVNYYGSFAEGGFVLIITEDTYINDKYSQTYYDQPGIAFDEQAHEWKKVVDAVHSAGSKIFMQLQHTGPLSQGNRFANETVAPSSIQPNQQ, from the coding sequence TTGTCCCTATATAACATTGGAATCAAACCATTCAATATAGGAAAAATTACTTTAAAAAACCGAGTAGGCGTAGCACCAATGACACGTATTAGTGCTACCGAAGAAGGTTTTGTAACAAATAAAATGGTTAATTATTATGGATCTTTTGCTGAAGGTGGATTTGTACTTATTATTACTGAAGATACTTATATTAATGATAAGTATAGTCAAACGTACTATGATCAACCGGGTATTGCTTTTGATGAGCAAGCACATGAGTGGAAAAAAGTTGTTGATGCAGTTCATTCAGCAGGATCAAAAATCTTTATGCAGTTACAACATACTGGTCCACTATCTCAGGGAAATCGTTTCGCTAATGAAACAGTTGCTCCTTCTTCTATTCAACCAAACCAACAGTAG
- a CDS encoding erythromycin resistance leader peptide: MGICAICVVNRVHYQPDQK; the protein is encoded by the coding sequence ATGGGAATTTGTGCTATATGTGTCGTTAATAGAGTTCATTATCAACCAGATCAAAAATAA
- a CDS encoding EcsC family protein, translating into MVAYEDIVSQELAQWRKKMYAKPSLFNQLSKKAQTKINNWIPEKIHSIITDSIKNMVKATLVGSHMTTRKPEVQELNLYQQDQLVKEKLSTYRKTASAEGAGTGAGGILLGFADFPLLLSIKLKFLFEAATIYGFNTKEYEERLFILHIFQLAFSNEKTRKQTLRIIENWEQEKQHLLDMDWRAFQQEYRDYIDLVKLFQLVPGFGAIVGAYANYNLLDQLGETAMNAYRLRILNIPKN; encoded by the coding sequence TTGGTTGCTTATGAGGACATCGTTTCCCAAGAATTAGCACAATGGCGTAAAAAGATGTATGCGAAACCTAGCTTATTTAATCAGCTTTCTAAAAAAGCACAAACAAAAATAAACAATTGGATTCCTGAGAAGATACACAGTATCATAACCGATAGTATTAAAAATATGGTGAAGGCAACTTTGGTTGGTTCTCATATGACTACGCGAAAACCAGAAGTACAGGAATTGAATTTGTATCAGCAAGATCAACTTGTAAAAGAAAAGTTATCTACTTATAGAAAAACTGCATCTGCGGAAGGCGCAGGGACCGGTGCAGGTGGAATATTACTGGGATTTGCTGATTTCCCATTGTTACTTTCAATTAAATTAAAGTTTCTATTTGAAGCTGCTACGATATATGGCTTTAATACGAAGGAATATGAAGAACGATTATTCATTTTACATATCTTTCAATTAGCCTTCTCTAATGAAAAAACACGGAAACAGACCTTGCGCATTATCGAAAATTGGGAACAGGAAAAGCAGCATTTATTAGATATGGATTGGCGGGCTTTTCAGCAAGAGTATCGTGATTATATTGATTTAGTTAAATTATTTCAATTAGTCCCAGGTTTTGGAGCAATTGTTGGTGCCTACGCTAATTACAATTTACTGGACCAGTTAGGGGAAACAGCGATGAATGCTTACCGCCTCAGGATTTTGAATATACCAAAAAATTAA
- the erm(A) gene encoding 23S rRNA (adenine(2058)-N(6))-methyltransferase Erm(A), translating to MNHKNPKDTQNFITSKKHVKEILDHTSINKQDNVIEIGSGKGHFTKELVKMSRWVHSIEIDEDLCQVTQKAVKPFQNIKVIHTDILKFNFHKNKDYKIFGNIPFNISTDIVKKIASESQSKFSYLIVEKGFAKRLQNTKRALGLLLMVEMDIKILTKVPRTYFHPRPSVDSVLIVLERHEPLILKKDYKKYQSFVYRWVNKEYHALFTKNQFRQALRHAKIADLNNVNFKQFLSLFNSYKLFNK from the coding sequence ATGAACCATAAAAACCCAAAGGACACTCAAAATTTTATTACTTCTAAAAAGCATGTAAAAGAAATATTGGATCATACGAGTATCAATAAACAAGATAACGTAATAGAAATCGGATCAGGAAAAGGGCATTTTACCAAAGAGCTTGTCAAAATGAGTCGGTGGGTGCATTCTATAGAAATTGATGAGGACTTGTGTCAAGTCACCCAAAAAGCGGTGAAGCCTTTTCAGAATATAAAAGTTATCCATACGGATATTCTGAAATTTAACTTCCACAAAAACAAAGACTATAAAATATTTGGTAATATTCCCTTTAACATCAGTACTGATATTGTCAAAAAAATCGCTTCTGAAAGCCAGTCGAAATTTAGTTACCTTATCGTGGAGAAAGGTTTTGCAAAAAGATTACAAAATACTAAACGAGCTTTAGGTTTGCTGTTGATGGTTGAAATGGATATCAAAATCCTCACAAAAGTGCCTCGAACTTATTTCCACCCGAGGCCAAGCGTGGATTCTGTATTAATCGTCCTTGAACGCCACGAGCCATTGATTTTAAAGAAAGACTACAAAAAATATCAATCGTTTGTCTATAGATGGGTAAACAAAGAATATCACGCTCTTTTTACTAAAAATCAGTTCAGACAAGCCTTGAGGCATGCAAAAATAGCTGACTTAAATAACGTTAACTTTAAACAATTTTTATCTCTTTTCAATAGTTACAAATTGTTTAATAAGTAG
- a CDS encoding CPBP family intramembrane glutamic endopeptidase, with amino-acid sequence MDSSKFSISRLLFYFVLVSLFLFVSGNVGRLLIETQGMDRQIGMLLQGVIFTGLTLIVLYILKRKNPDVFTNIGLKGVNSPSKLIVGISLPFILLVSGVLTAYLFGGIENVSLNLTISVIVAILINAATAFMYEAFPEEVFIRGLIFEELHKKFRFSISLILQPLIFICVPITVMALTSIFFSEPFAITIDYFILLFTFGIALQLYRKYTGTIWMSIIFHIVYLEVARYISMGGMYDPNVALLEFDETFGGFMTLYLSFLFIVVFSVVVLSVLLLIDKKRSYKN; translated from the coding sequence TTGGATTCGTCGAAATTCAGTATTAGTCGGTTGCTTTTCTACTTTGTACTCGTATCATTATTTCTCTTTGTATCAGGTAATGTCGGACGATTGTTGATAGAAACTCAGGGTATGGATCGACAAATAGGCATGCTTTTACAAGGAGTGATTTTTACTGGATTAACGCTTATTGTACTATATATACTTAAAAGAAAAAATCCAGACGTGTTTACAAATATTGGCTTGAAGGGTGTAAATTCACCATCTAAATTGATCGTCGGAATTTCGTTGCCTTTTATTTTACTTGTATCAGGAGTTTTAACAGCTTATTTATTTGGAGGCATTGAAAATGTCAGCTTGAACTTGACAATCAGTGTTATAGTTGCCATTTTAATCAATGCAGCGACAGCATTTATGTATGAGGCATTTCCAGAAGAAGTCTTTATCCGTGGACTAATATTTGAAGAGTTGCATAAGAAATTTCGCTTTAGCATCTCGTTGATTTTGCAACCGTTAATCTTTATCTGTGTGCCGATTACAGTGATGGCATTGACGTCAATATTCTTTAGTGAGCCATTTGCAATAACTATTGATTATTTTATATTACTCTTCACTTTTGGAATTGCTCTACAGCTATATAGAAAGTATACAGGAACAATATGGATGAGTATTATCTTCCATATTGTTTATCTTGAAGTGGCTAGATATATTTCGATGGGTGGCATGTATGACCCAAATGTCGCACTCTTAGAGTTTGATGAGACATTTGGAGGATTCATGACGCTATACTTGTCATTTCTGTTTATAGTGGTATTTAGTGTGGTGGTGTTGTCAGTTTTATTATTAATTGATAAAAAAAGAAGTTATAAAAACTAA